The following coding sequences are from one Paenibacillus sp. FSL R5-0912 window:
- a CDS encoding AraC family transcriptional regulator: MENLRCEQYYIHSHYTDSSITVRKLAEMSYMSEVYFRKLFKETFSISP; this comes from the coding sequence ATTGAAAACCTCCGGTGCGAGCAATATTATATTCATAGTCACTATACGGATTCTTCTATTACGGTTAGAAAGCTTGCAGAAATGTCATATATGAGCGAGGTATATTTCAGAAAGCTGTTTAAAGAAACATTCTCTATTTCTCCATAG
- a CDS encoding tyrosine-type recombinase/integrase, producing MDQDSKNVINDLMNSSFVAENELWKGTELFLWNTSSTEIITDGIKSPHDDHPITNAVWDVNKSKVRNTMDTLFSYDYNDSIDASHSKRSISDWLWQNRVQPNIKLDKVKIFLKRIQTSKEPIKLYNYYTEALEFQNRISTYIKKPVWNLNDLDITEQSFQHCLKYVDSEIRKSFFCQIAKLFFPNKKFSVVKINTKTRPKLNELNLHPFLIKFNDELESEGYTQGHAKETNRNVMQFLNWLVDNYASFYELSANGIPVWLIERDHIIEFENYLKRCHLKGLYSEITVSNKFYCVISFFKYLYNTRIIPKNIGSIRGITAERYIHRDIPSDDQLSNFFNTIASYSDEPEFDMAFFGSLLHLGLRFCEAGRLIWDDINFQARIIKIRGKGKVGKPVPLHLPIKLYQYFESLHKISSREGSVFKRTRPEKVFYKKMLDKYRLYAMISGWNFPGGLHLFRHTFITKLSLRKKVHPQLVKRLARHDRLETTSKYLHRQDQELNDAMHKIDSIWR from the coding sequence ATGGATCAAGATTCAAAAAACGTGATTAATGATTTAATGAACAGTAGCTTCGTAGCAGAAAACGAATTGTGGAAAGGAACAGAATTATTTCTGTGGAATACTTCTTCTACAGAAATAATTACAGATGGAATAAAAAGTCCTCACGATGATCATCCTATAACTAACGCCGTTTGGGACGTTAATAAGAGCAAAGTGAGGAACACTATGGATACGCTATTTAGCTATGACTACAACGATTCAATTGATGCCTCCCATTCTAAAAGAAGCATCTCTGATTGGTTATGGCAAAACAGAGTTCAGCCAAATATCAAATTGGACAAAGTGAAAATATTTTTGAAACGGATTCAGACATCAAAGGAACCGATCAAACTTTATAATTATTACACCGAAGCGTTGGAATTCCAAAACCGAATCTCTACATATATTAAAAAACCGGTATGGAATCTGAATGATTTAGACATTACAGAACAGAGCTTTCAACATTGTTTGAAATATGTCGATTCGGAAATAAGAAAGTCTTTCTTTTGTCAGATCGCAAAGTTGTTTTTTCCAAACAAGAAGTTTAGTGTAGTCAAAATCAATACTAAAACTAGACCTAAACTAAATGAACTTAATCTACATCCATTTTTAATTAAATTCAATGACGAACTTGAATCGGAAGGTTATACACAAGGCCATGCCAAGGAAACAAATCGAAATGTGATGCAATTTTTAAATTGGCTTGTTGATAATTACGCTAGTTTTTATGAACTTTCAGCGAATGGGATACCAGTTTGGTTAATTGAAAGAGACCATATTATAGAATTTGAGAACTACCTAAAACGTTGCCATTTAAAAGGCCTTTATAGCGAGATAACTGTCAGCAATAAATTCTACTGTGTTATCTCTTTCTTTAAGTACCTGTATAACACCAGAATTATTCCAAAGAATATCGGATCAATAAGAGGAATTACCGCAGAGAGGTACATACATCGAGATATTCCCAGTGATGATCAATTGTCAAATTTCTTCAATACTATAGCTAGTTACTCTGATGAACCAGAGTTTGATATGGCGTTCTTTGGATCGCTTCTTCATCTCGGACTGCGTTTCTGCGAAGCCGGGCGACTTATTTGGGATGATATTAATTTCCAAGCAAGGATAATAAAAATCCGTGGTAAAGGTAAAGTTGGAAAACCTGTACCTTTACACTTACCGATAAAACTTTATCAATATTTTGAATCTTTGCATAAAATCAGCTCTCGTGAAGGGTCTGTTTTTAAGAGAACCCGCCCTGAAAAAGTTTTCTATAAAAAGATGTTAGATAAATACAGGTTATACGCGATGATTTCCGGATGGAATTTCCCTGGAGGTCTTCATTTGTTCAGGCATACATTCATTACAAAACTTAGCCTCAGAAAAAAAGTTCATCCGCAATTGGTCAAACGTTTAGCTCGACATGACAGACTTGAGACTACATCAAAATATTTGCATAGACAAGATCAAGAGCTCAATGATGCAATGCACAAAATCGATTCTATATGGAGATGA
- a CDS encoding helix-turn-helix transcriptional regulator: MIEKFIRLFNIINAIQSNPGISAADLAFKCDVDIRTTYRDLRLLDAITPITNTGKGTGYRFMGNFFMYPLNFSEQEALVFSLLPSMVDEDKLPPGFHTAYDKVMATHHKEKSKQNNIIEDISNIIQMGTPAYRKESPNYLQPIIQAILEQKTIETTYHTQYRNETSERKIDPFYLVPRDQRFYLIGFCHTKQDIRTFRISRFLKVEPTAESFDKSDFNIKKYLKNTWSIEQGEKNITFKVRFNAEVARYIREEELFVHPRMTDNKDGSMIFEVTVNNEKEFIRWILQYGPAAEILEPASVRETIKSQLAEWTEMYK; the protein is encoded by the coding sequence ATGATCGAGAAATTTATACGTTTATTCAATATCATTAATGCGATCCAATCAAACCCTGGTATCTCCGCAGCCGATTTAGCTTTTAAATGCGATGTAGACATACGGACGACTTATCGGGATCTGCGCTTATTAGATGCCATCACTCCTATAACGAATACAGGCAAAGGGACTGGCTACCGATTTATGGGCAATTTCTTTATGTATCCTCTTAATTTTTCAGAACAAGAAGCGCTAGTATTCTCCCTGTTGCCCTCAATGGTGGACGAGGACAAATTGCCTCCCGGATTCCATACAGCTTACGATAAAGTTATGGCCACACATCACAAAGAAAAATCCAAGCAAAACAATATCATTGAGGACATATCCAATATTATTCAGATGGGTACACCAGCTTACCGTAAGGAAAGCCCCAATTATCTGCAGCCGATTATTCAAGCGATTTTAGAGCAGAAGACAATTGAAACCACATATCATACCCAGTATCGGAATGAGACTTCTGAGCGAAAGATTGATCCGTTCTACCTTGTGCCTCGTGATCAGCGCTTCTATTTAATCGGTTTCTGCCATACCAAGCAGGACATTCGGACGTTTCGAATCAGTCGCTTCCTCAAAGTGGAACCTACAGCCGAATCGTTCGACAAGAGTGATTTTAATATCAAAAAGTATCTAAAGAACACGTGGTCAATTGAACAAGGTGAGAAAAATATTACCTTTAAAGTGCGGTTTAATGCTGAGGTTGCCAGGTACATTAGGGAGGAAGAATTGTTCGTTCATCCGCGTATGACAGACAACAAAGACGGCAGTATGATTTTTGAGGTGACTGTAAATAACGAAAAAGAGTTTATCCGCTGGATTCTGCAGTACGGGCCAGCCGCTGAAATATTAGAGCCAGCTTCTGTGCGTGAAACAATTAAGAGTCAATTAGCTGAGTGGACCGAGATGTATAAATAA
- the sigK gene encoding RNA polymerase sporulation sigma factor SigK, whose translation MPGIISTIALLIKELTLLVSYVRNNAFPQPLSEQDESKYLGMMAEGDAKARNLLIEHNLRLVAHIVKKFDNTGEDMEDLISIGTIGLIKAIESYRPNKGTKLATFAARCIENEILMHLRSLKKTRKDVSLHDPIGTDKEGNEITLIDILGSEADDVIKEVDLKIEKSKIYRNLDILDDREKEVVVGRFGLDTGGEERTQREIAKDLGISRSYVSRIEKRALMKLYHEFYKAKR comes from the coding sequence TTGCCAGGAATCATAAGCACGATTGCACTGCTGATCAAAGAACTGACGCTGCTGGTATCTTACGTAAGGAACAATGCTTTCCCCCAACCTTTATCGGAGCAGGATGAGAGCAAATACTTAGGGATGATGGCCGAGGGGGACGCCAAAGCACGGAATTTGCTGATCGAACACAACTTGAGACTCGTAGCGCATATAGTAAAAAAATTCGACAACACCGGCGAAGACATGGAGGACCTGATCTCCATCGGCACCATTGGGCTGATTAAGGCGATTGAAAGTTATCGGCCTAATAAGGGCACGAAGCTGGCGACTTTTGCTGCCCGCTGTATTGAAAACGAAATCCTGATGCATCTCCGGTCGCTGAAAAAGACCCGGAAAGACGTGTCTCTGCACGATCCGATTGGGACAGACAAAGAAGGGAACGAGATCACGCTGATCGATATCCTCGGGTCTGAGGCGGATGATGTAATTAAGGAAGTCGACCTTAAAATCGAGAAGAGCAAGATATACCGTAATCTTGATATATTGGATGATCGCGAGAAAGAGGTCGTGGTCGGCCGCTTCGGTCTGGACACCGGCGGTGAAGAGCGGACGCAGCGGGAGATCGCGAAGGATCTGGGGATCTCGCGGAGTTATGTGTCGCGGATCGAGAAGAGAGCGCTGATGAAGCTTTATCATGAGTTTTATAAGGCGAAGCGGTGA
- the darG gene encoding type II toxin-antitoxin system antitoxin DNA ADP-ribosyl glycohydrolase DarG yields MIEYKKGNLLEAEAEALVNTVNCVGVMGKGIALQFKQAFPGNFKEYAKACKNNAVMPGKMYVVPTGYMLNPQYIINFPTKRHWKEKSKIEDIKSGLIDFIDTIKEYGIKSVAVPPLGCGNGGLNWSQVKPLIEASAQEVPDVLFMVYPPEGSPEPDKMRVGTEKPKLTRARALLIMLMNLYAAPGYKLSMLEIQKLAYFLQESGEDLKLRFVSAQYGPYADNLNHVLQRLEGHFIRGYGDRNRDAQIYLLPEVIKEAEAYLNSIEDATSEERLENTKKIIEGYETPYGLELLATTDWVIKHNPDAQASEDRAIDHFKAWNDRKKKVFKESHIKMAWRHLTSNEI; encoded by the coding sequence GTGATTGAATATAAAAAAGGAAACTTGTTAGAAGCTGAGGCAGAAGCGCTGGTAAATACAGTGAATTGTGTCGGGGTTATGGGGAAAGGGATAGCCTTACAATTTAAACAAGCCTTTCCCGGTAATTTTAAGGAATATGCAAAAGCATGTAAAAACAATGCAGTCATGCCTGGGAAAATGTATGTGGTCCCTACAGGATACATGCTCAATCCTCAGTATATAATTAACTTTCCAACCAAACGGCATTGGAAGGAAAAGTCCAAAATTGAGGATATAAAGTCAGGGCTTATCGATTTTATAGACACTATTAAAGAGTACGGAATCAAGTCAGTTGCTGTCCCACCTTTAGGTTGCGGTAATGGTGGATTGAACTGGAGTCAAGTAAAACCCTTAATAGAAGCATCAGCTCAAGAGGTGCCGGATGTCTTATTTATGGTTTATCCTCCCGAGGGTAGTCCGGAGCCGGATAAAATGCGCGTAGGAACTGAAAAACCAAAATTAACACGGGCTAGAGCTCTTCTTATAATGCTAATGAACTTGTATGCTGCCCCGGGATACAAATTGTCTATGTTGGAGATTCAAAAGCTCGCCTATTTTCTACAAGAGTCAGGCGAAGATTTAAAGCTAAGATTTGTAAGTGCACAATATGGTCCATATGCAGACAATCTAAATCATGTTCTTCAGCGACTTGAAGGGCATTTCATAAGAGGCTATGGAGATCGTAACAGAGATGCCCAGATCTATTTATTACCTGAAGTTATTAAGGAGGCGGAAGCTTACTTAAACTCGATCGAAGATGCCACCTCTGAGGAAAGACTTGAGAATACAAAAAAAATAATTGAAGGCTACGAAACACCGTATGGACTTGAATTATTAGCTACAACCGATTGGGTAATTAAACATAATCCGGATGCCCAGGCTAGTGAGGATCGTGCAATTGACCATTTTAAAGCATGGAATGATCGTAAGAAGAAAGTATTTAAAGAATCTCACATCAAGATGGCGTGGAGACACTTAACTTCAAATGAAATTTAA
- the darT gene encoding type II toxin-antitoxin system toxin DNA ADP-ribosyl transferase DarT yields MVPNPTLIYHITSVENLHSILDNNGLISINKLQRDGSSFVNIAFEQIQSRRSEKQVPLPPYGNLHDYVPFYFAPRSPMLYTIKQGNVPQYQEGQSQIIYLVSTIQQVISDQIPFVFTDGHAIINYSEFYNDTEDLDQIDWGIMNSRYWNDTTDYPDRKRKRQAEFLAFEYFPLASILEIGVINVSIHDQTSKIIQEKEVHIPVKVRRDWYY; encoded by the coding sequence ATGGTCCCGAATCCAACATTAATTTATCATATTACGAGCGTTGAAAATCTACACTCGATACTGGACAACAATGGACTCATCAGCATTAATAAGTTACAGAGAGATGGAAGCTCGTTTGTTAATATTGCTTTTGAGCAAATCCAGTCGAGACGTTCGGAGAAGCAAGTACCTTTACCTCCATATGGTAATTTACATGATTATGTTCCTTTTTATTTTGCGCCGCGATCTCCTATGTTGTACACAATTAAGCAAGGAAATGTCCCGCAATATCAAGAGGGACAAAGTCAGATTATTTATCTTGTATCTACTATACAGCAAGTTATCTCTGATCAAATCCCATTCGTATTCACTGATGGACATGCAATCATTAATTATTCTGAATTCTATAATGACACTGAGGATTTAGATCAAATTGACTGGGGCATAATGAACTCTCGATATTGGAATGATACTACAGATTATCCGGATAGGAAGCGAAAACGGCAGGCTGAGTTCTTAGCCTTCGAGTATTTCCCACTAGCCAGCATACTTGAAATCGGTGTAATTAACGTTAGTATTCATGATCAAACATCAAAGATCATCCAGGAAAAAGAAGTTCATATTCCCGTCAAAGTACGCAGAGATTGGTATTATTAA
- a CDS encoding sodium-dependent transporter — protein sequence MNQFKGDKNMLTEKKERFSSSGFIFAAIGSSVGLGNMWKFPYITGENGGAAFFLLFIVCLVLIGLPVLLAELAIGRSGRGSAATSFIRAGGGKGWKAAGILQVVAPFLILSFYIIVAGWTLNYAMIAFNGQLFSSNDYAGEFGSFISGYMPIVWQGVAILITAGVVILGVSGGIEKFNKVLIPSLIVLLIVLMIRALTLPGADQGVSFFLKPDFSVLTAESALVALGHAFFSLSLGMGILLTYGSYVDKNQSLGTAAFAIGAGDLLYAFIAGLIIFPTTFSFGIAPDQGPSLIFIALPAAFSAMPFGAFFGGLFFILLAIAALTSAVSLLEVPVSFAMERWNWSRQRSVWILSLLCFLLGVPSAMSLGMFPGLTFGGKALFDWMDFITSNIMLPVGGLLITIFAGFFWKGAAEAAGLQARWFRIWLFMLRYVAPVLVFLVLLHTSGILTF from the coding sequence ATGAATCAGTTTAAAGGTGACAAAAATATGCTCACGGAGAAGAAGGAGCGATTTTCTTCCAGTGGTTTTATTTTCGCTGCCATCGGCAGCTCTGTTGGTCTAGGGAATATGTGGAAGTTCCCTTATATTACAGGGGAAAATGGCGGTGCGGCTTTCTTCCTTCTCTTCATCGTCTGTCTGGTACTGATCGGCTTGCCGGTGCTGCTGGCCGAACTGGCCATCGGACGCAGCGGACGCGGAAGCGCGGCGACTTCGTTCATACGTGCCGGAGGCGGGAAAGGCTGGAAGGCAGCCGGAATTCTGCAAGTGGTGGCACCTTTTTTAATCCTCTCCTTTTATATTATTGTTGCAGGCTGGACGCTGAACTATGCGATGATTGCCTTCAATGGACAACTGTTCAGTAGTAATGATTACGCAGGTGAATTTGGCTCCTTTATCTCAGGGTATATGCCGATTGTCTGGCAGGGCGTAGCCATCCTGATTACGGCGGGCGTAGTCATCCTTGGGGTTTCGGGCGGGATTGAGAAATTCAACAAAGTATTGATTCCCAGCCTAATCGTTCTCCTCATTGTGTTGATGATTCGCGCGCTAACCTTGCCGGGTGCAGACCAAGGTGTATCCTTCTTCCTCAAACCGGACTTCTCGGTGCTGACGGCGGAATCTGCGCTGGTCGCCTTGGGACATGCCTTCTTCTCATTGTCGCTCGGGATGGGGATTCTACTGACTTACGGTTCTTATGTGGATAAAAATCAGTCGCTGGGTACCGCTGCATTTGCGATTGGCGCCGGAGATTTGCTATATGCGTTTATCGCCGGATTGATTATTTTCCCGACGACGTTTTCGTTTGGCATTGCCCCCGATCAAGGGCCTTCGCTGATTTTTATCGCTCTGCCAGCGGCTTTCTCAGCTATGCCTTTCGGTGCGTTCTTCGGCGGTCTGTTCTTCATCCTGCTGGCGATTGCTGCTTTGACCTCGGCCGTATCCCTGCTAGAAGTACCAGTATCCTTCGCGATGGAGCGCTGGAACTGGAGCCGCCAACGTTCGGTCTGGATCTTGTCTCTGCTCTGTTTCCTGCTCGGTGTTCCTTCAGCGATGTCGCTGGGGATGTTCCCTGGGCTTACGTTTGGTGGCAAAGCCCTGTTTGACTGGATGGATTTCATCACCTCCAACATTATGCTGCCGGTTGGCGGTCTGCTGATTACCATTTTTGCCGGATTTTTCTGGAAAGGGGCAGCGGAAGCAGCTGGACTACAGGCACGCTGGTTCCGCATCTGGTTGTTCATGCTCCGGTATGTTGCGCCTGTTCTGGTGTTCCTGGTGTTGCTCCATACCTCGGGAATTCTCACCTTCTAA
- a CDS encoding tyrosine-type recombinase/integrase — protein MILSGVVFDSTYFKTWSEHSGLKKPACLATIKVLTTLQEFLLENGFEGNLDFDRFTYYVKSNDFEPINKSFIDQFIQYLVSSNPGLSNKTIYNKISSMKSFFNFLDRVNMISHNPMAHYTNKYYERNININFLTEVECKALLKAALMEDPFSKYYYLLFWTAITTGLRNNELCCFSFEQINFQNNMVIVNKGQKTNAKGIAIPRFLTNELKHFKHYKETIEKCFSPNVFSRNNRKLSNKQLVSIVRTISEKAEIDRRVIPHDLRRTTGFLMLKSGANLRAIQQQLRHELLGTTLEYLSISDSLILDEE, from the coding sequence ATGATACTCTCTGGAGTCGTATTCGACTCGACTTATTTTAAAACTTGGAGTGAACACTCTGGCTTAAAAAAGCCAGCATGCTTAGCAACTATAAAGGTTCTCACTACACTTCAAGAATTTCTATTAGAGAACGGTTTTGAAGGTAATCTAGACTTCGACCGGTTTACATATTATGTTAAATCAAATGATTTTGAACCGATTAATAAATCGTTCATTGATCAATTTATTCAATATCTTGTATCATCTAATCCAGGGCTTTCAAACAAAACAATTTACAATAAAATCAGTTCAATGAAGAGCTTTTTCAACTTTCTTGATAGAGTAAATATGATAAGCCACAACCCGATGGCCCATTATACAAACAAATATTATGAAAGAAATATAAATATTAATTTTTTGACTGAAGTTGAGTGTAAAGCGCTCCTGAAAGCAGCTCTTATGGAAGATCCCTTTTCCAAATATTATTATCTGTTATTTTGGACAGCTATTACAACCGGGCTAAGAAACAATGAACTATGTTGCTTTTCATTTGAGCAGATCAACTTTCAAAATAACATGGTGATCGTTAACAAAGGTCAAAAAACAAACGCCAAAGGAATCGCTATTCCTCGATTCCTAACAAATGAACTGAAACACTTCAAACATTACAAGGAGACTATTGAAAAATGTTTTAGTCCAAATGTATTCTCTAGGAATAATCGGAAACTCTCGAATAAACAATTAGTATCTATTGTTAGGACCATCTCTGAAAAAGCTGAAATTGATAGAAGAGTCATTCCCCATGACTTAAGAAGAACAACAGGATTCTTAATGCTCAAAAGTGGTGCGAACTTGAGGGCAATTCAGCAACAATTAAGACACGAGCTGTTAGGAACTACGCTGGAATATCTATCGATTTCGGATAGTTTGATTTTGGATGAGGAGTAA
- a CDS encoding ThuA domain-containing protein — translation MPTIKITVWNEYRHERLNEEVQAIYPEGIHAALASYLNTQEDMEARTAVLDEPEHGLTAEVLEQTDVLLWWGHLAHDEVSDEVVKKVRQRVLDGMGLIVLHSGHNSKIFHALMGTNTGALKWRDDGEKERIWVIEPGHPIAQGLGQYVEIPKEEMYGERFEIPAPDELIFISWFEGGEVFRSGCCYKRGQGNIFYFRPGHETFPVYHQPEVLQVISNSVRWAAKSGHIQVSYGRVAPLELIR, via the coding sequence ATGCCTACAATCAAAATCACAGTCTGGAACGAGTACCGTCACGAAAGACTCAATGAGGAAGTACAGGCGATATATCCCGAGGGTATTCATGCGGCGCTTGCCAGCTACTTGAACACGCAGGAAGATATGGAAGCAAGAACGGCGGTTCTGGATGAACCGGAACACGGATTGACCGCTGAAGTGCTGGAGCAGACGGATGTGCTGCTCTGGTGGGGGCATCTGGCCCATGACGAAGTTAGTGATGAAGTTGTCAAAAAGGTCCGGCAACGGGTGCTGGACGGCATGGGATTGATCGTGCTTCACTCCGGACATAATTCGAAGATATTCCATGCTTTAATGGGGACTAATACCGGCGCCTTGAAATGGCGTGACGACGGCGAGAAGGAGCGGATCTGGGTGATAGAGCCGGGTCATCCGATTGCCCAGGGCCTCGGACAGTATGTTGAAATTCCGAAGGAAGAAATGTACGGGGAACGCTTTGAGATTCCGGCGCCGGATGAGCTTATATTCATTTCCTGGTTCGAAGGCGGAGAAGTGTTCCGCAGCGGCTGCTGCTATAAGCGCGGACAAGGCAATATCTTTTACTTTAGACCCGGGCATGAGACTTTCCCGGTCTATCATCAGCCTGAGGTGCTTCAGGTTATCAGTAACAGTGTTCGGTGGGCGGCAAAAAGCGGGCACATCCAAGTCTCTTACGGGCGTGTAGCGCCGCTGGAACTTATTCGCTGA
- a CDS encoding tyrosine-type recombinase/integrase, with the protein MFKVEGLSPVTNLMAQLQKLAATNSHDNMKQALEKSNLIFVEEPKKPKDITFGEAVHWYLQSSEFARKSEATQKTYRSELNQFVSFINSLPEAPYLFSFENNPKILLDYLKPVKTQNTRFKKSSFLRDFFTVTFTRFFEIDIKKIKETLVLEVEFDEDLPKAFTKEQVEEIINLSRLTNDGFRNFVILWTFLGSGIRLNELTQLQIKDICYNSQNIEVRVKGKKLQKVPRRITSTSLELLRKYVGFKYGSLKSHPKYTDLYVFSTDKGVNPISDSAVQKMLDGLITEAQSISKEEKERLSVHSLRHSFALFALEGGVDIVSISKFLGHRSLKTTTIYLELFNSMLLEAIEKHPFAHSLAANLFD; encoded by the coding sequence ATGTTCAAAGTAGAAGGCCTCTCACCTGTTACTAATCTAATGGCCCAATTGCAAAAACTTGCTGCGACCAACAGTCATGATAATATGAAGCAAGCTTTGGAAAAAAGCAATCTTATTTTCGTAGAGGAGCCTAAAAAACCGAAAGATATAACGTTTGGAGAAGCTGTTCATTGGTACTTACAAAGTTCTGAATTTGCACGAAAGAGCGAAGCTACTCAAAAGACTTATCGATCTGAATTGAACCAGTTTGTTTCTTTCATTAATTCACTACCGGAAGCTCCATATTTGTTTTCATTTGAAAACAATCCCAAAATACTACTGGATTATCTTAAGCCAGTTAAAACTCAAAACACCAGATTTAAAAAGTCTTCATTTTTAAGAGACTTTTTTACTGTTACATTTACACGTTTTTTCGAGATAGATATTAAAAAGATCAAGGAAACCTTGGTGCTTGAGGTTGAGTTTGATGAAGATCTTCCAAAAGCTTTTACGAAGGAACAAGTTGAGGAAATTATAAACTTGTCGCGCCTAACCAACGATGGTTTTAGAAACTTTGTCATCCTATGGACGTTTCTTGGGAGTGGTATTCGCCTTAACGAGCTAACCCAACTACAAATCAAGGATATTTGTTACAACTCACAGAACATAGAAGTGCGTGTAAAAGGAAAAAAACTTCAAAAAGTTCCTCGAAGGATTACATCTACATCATTAGAACTACTTAGAAAATATGTAGGCTTTAAATATGGCTCACTTAAAAGCCATCCTAAATACACTGACTTGTATGTTTTTTCAACTGACAAAGGAGTTAATCCAATTAGCGATAGTGCAGTTCAAAAGATGTTAGATGGATTAATTACTGAGGCGCAGAGCATTTCTAAAGAAGAGAAAGAGCGTTTGTCTGTTCACTCTTTACGACATTCTTTCGCACTGTTCGCTTTAGAGGGAGGCGTTGATATTGTTAGTATTTCAAAATTTCTCGGGCATAGATCACTAAAAACAACAACCATCTATCTGGAACTCTTTAACAGCATGCTGTTGGAGGCAATCGAAAAACATCCTTTTGCTCATTCGTTAGCAGCCAATTTATTTGATTGA